A single region of the Candidatus Protochlamydia amoebophila UWE25 genome encodes:
- a CDS encoding IS3-like element ISCpr2 family transposase (programmed frameshift) produces the protein MTNCKLITSVERRRRWSLEEKKQIIEKTYQEGQSVSQIARRYDITPSQLFAWRRQMEQGALQGISSREELVPKSQVKEMEKRIRELERMLGKKTLENEILKEAVRLGQGKKTHLAAAIAKLKRFSLRKIAEVMEVSRSNLIEQLKKHLPHQPIFYSKAENEQVLALIKEVVKNRPTYGYRRVHAIVNSLLKEKKLKVINHKRVFRLMRQHHLLLQRPNRRPKRLHTGKVETLYSNTRWCSDSFSIQCLNGDRVHVAFSLDTCDREVMRYIASTIGIDGQMIRDLMLETIEYRFEQPKARVPLEWLSDNGSCYTAKETVNFGRMLGLTIRTTPPYSPESNGMAEAFVKTFKRDYVYFGNLASAEAVLQQLPIWIEDYNVKAPHKALNMLSPREYLRKLKMAG, from the exons ATGACTAATTGTAAATTAATTACATCAGTAGAAAGAAGAAGACGATGGTCCTTAGAAGAAAAAAAACAGATTATTGAAAAAACATATCAAGAAGGTCAATCTGTTTCCCAAATAGCAAGAAGATATGATATAACACCAAGTCAACTTTTTGCATGGAGAAGGCAAATGGAACAAGGAGCACTACAAGGAATTAGCAGCCGAGAAGAACTAGTTCCCAAAAGCCAAGTGAAAGAAATGGAAAAGCGAATAAGAGAACTAGAGCGGATGCTTGGGAAAAAGACACTTGAAAATGAAATTTTAAAAGAGGCTGTAAGGCTTGGGCAGG GAAAAAAAACTCATCTCGCGGCAGCCATTGCCAAGCTTAAGCGATTTAGCCTAAGGAAAATAGCAGAGGTGATGGAAGTATCAAGATCCAATCTTATAGAGCAGCTTAAAAAGCATTTACCTCATCAGCCAATCTTTTATTCTAAAGCGGAAAATGAACAGGTTTTAGCTTTAATCAAAGAGGTGGTTAAAAACAGGCCGACTTACGGTTATCGTAGGGTCCATGCGATTGTCAATAGCCTTCTCAAAGAGAAAAAACTTAAAGTCATTAATCATAAGCGGGTTTTTAGACTGATGAGGCAGCATCATCTTTTGCTACAAAGGCCAAACAGGCGTCCTAAACGCTTACATACAGGCAAAGTAGAGACTCTCTACAGCAATACACGATGGTGCTCAGACAGCTTCTCTATTCAATGCTTAAATGGTGATCGTGTTCATGTCGCCTTCTCGTTGGATACATGTGACAGAGAAGTCATGCGTTATATTGCCTCTACAATAGGTATTGATGGGCAGATGATTCGAGATTTGATGCTTGAGACTATTGAATATAGATTTGAACAGCCAAAAGCTAGAGTACCTCTTGAATGGCTCTCTGATAATGGCAGCTGTTACACGGCTAAAGAAACTGTCAATTTTGGTAGAATGCTTGGTTTAACCATTAGAACCACGCCACCTTATAGTCCAGAAAGTAATGGCATGGCAGAAGCTTTTGTCAAAACTTTTAAAAGAGATTATGTTTATTTCGGCAATCTGGCAAGTGCTGAAGCTGTTTTGCAGCAATTGCCTATTTGGATCGAAGACTATAACGTTAAAGCCCCTCACAAGGCTTTAAATATGCTCTCTCCAAGAGAGTATTTAAGGAAATTAAAAATGGCAGGCTAG
- a CDS encoding M4 family metallopeptidase codes for MEPSRFFSRQDYYSFSQTYAQLNPATKQIESDYAIEWSYPDPDIKIFSVINGQKICTNNQCEASSNPIAAELYKTVVEVYAFFERVFKLRGIDDQGTVTNLHINWQERNAEWSCSSLNINEVCWFTFNDAYAVTKEIVAHAYFHAILHNKLNYRGESGALEESLADVFGIAFKHWLIDEQILEGPKNWWVGSFRNLSIPSSMQQYQEDLNKQGLPIYKEENDYGYVHRNSCIPNHAFYLACQSEGGKTWGIIAQIWFKASQDRTLESNETFETFANRTIEKATEFGMDRIVFQAWLDVGVLSTASENNEYDEEIEGNQSQSPEHRR; via the coding sequence ATGGAGCCTTCAAGATTTTTCTCAAGACAAGATTATTATTCTTTTAGTCAAACTTATGCTCAATTGAATCCTGCAACTAAGCAAATAGAATCTGACTATGCGATAGAATGGAGTTATCCTGATCCAGATATTAAAATTTTCTCTGTAATCAATGGCCAGAAAATTTGTACAAATAATCAATGTGAAGCTTCATCAAATCCTATCGCCGCAGAGCTTTACAAAACTGTAGTTGAAGTTTACGCGTTTTTTGAGAGAGTTTTTAAGTTAAGGGGAATTGATGATCAGGGAACTGTTACTAATCTTCACATTAATTGGCAAGAACGAAATGCAGAATGGAGTTGCTCTAGCTTAAACATCAATGAAGTATGTTGGTTTACTTTTAACGATGCCTATGCAGTAACTAAAGAGATTGTTGCTCATGCATACTTTCATGCAATTTTGCACAATAAGCTTAATTATCGGGGAGAATCGGGCGCATTGGAGGAATCGTTGGCGGATGTCTTTGGAATCGCTTTTAAACACTGGCTGATTGACGAACAAATTTTAGAGGGCCCTAAAAATTGGTGGGTGGGGAGCTTTCGCAATTTGTCTATTCCATCGTCTATGCAGCAATACCAAGAAGATCTTAATAAACAAGGTTTACCTATATATAAAGAAGAAAATGATTATGGCTATGTGCATAGGAATAGTTGCATTCCAAACCATGCTTTTTATTTAGCGTGTCAATCAGAAGGTGGTAAAACGTGGGGAATCATTGCTCAAATCTGGTTCAAAGCTTCTCAAGATAGAACACTAGAAAGCAATGAAACTTTTGAAACATTTGCTAATAGAACGATAGAAAAAGCTACAGAATTTGGAATGGATCGTATAGTTTTTCAAGCCTGGTTAGATGTAGGTGTTTTATCTACTGCCTCTGAAAACAATGAATATGACGAAGAAATTGAAGGAAATCAATCTCAGTCTCCCGAACACAGGCGATAG
- a CDS encoding AAA family ATPase produces the protein MNSTEDFLFGHDQISTNIWKFLESKDLCRCEQVSKLWEGHILSPPSGTNISLWDQIYRKVFASKPKPENQRLYSKADYKELVWGEKKIACELWLDSKTIISSEKVKAVNTAALYLYREGFELDGAKADGDCFFHAFLNSYNTLPEQNITLLNEQSDKISYLRETLASQYERSPLGPKNKNRVEEIKQSGNWIEVMDEGDLLARALDISIRILTVNQDQSACGLNDMLTFKQRDETIRQVWQKIPEEKKTKPYIFIVDLGRHFVSAKKALNSSLPQASTLNSRLPQASTLSFQKKMPATPTLSSGHSPTNEYKLSKPGYLSELKVKENTTYQNLPGGFKWKAIPMFSVIAGKNGVGKSNLLQAILFGCFSKQNEIKLSNNNFQICSLQNTDGLKPLRQDIEDKSKDKLDKELRNSIRDLSKYAANKLLQSRSNTPSAQPLFDEVIESTLQVINKKDFDSFSFAIFDRELKNQFNKRNTPHIADYNSIQQVAKLAFDKLLDKMLNETKDKQEAVKRTFAEINNYLVKCNFKYILSETSFAWNVNNGEFKDVNLTFASTAPWMKYSLTVPLSNISSGERIVLLILLWRFDQRNIQKESVILLDEPDAHLHPSMVKEVIDVIKTKLVTELGIQVIMTTHNPTTVSFVPKKSLFILENEPPDFNPTIKPVANKRQAMNILSGNLVYVNEPFAVVFVEGDKDKQFYSILAKRLNDTRMVESQIIFKVHGAGKQDHLSSCGVIKSLIEKVAGQTSEPLSPFVFGLIDGDNHNHVDAPRNLKALKRYSIENYILDPIHLFLCLNYIRENFSIDSDLQPYVKDCMEKFEALFPSLPLADETIENRMRDSNFCQQIIDTFYIHLRKECEKALACREQNFADLAKLIQDQIDVCEAILIGKMPSGKLANTIEQMIKKPGKAVRFFKEFLGGLQKEFEQSIAKTNCDVFNISGTLYFDETNKDLFGRKQDKEAVVKTLKSFFEKSKENSNNKDKADSANFIQNQINICQAILENKTTFGKLFDTIEQIIKEPEKAVHFFKEFLGELQKEFEQTIETNRDESNVSRTLHFDKINKDLFRGTRDKKNIVETLKNFFEKLKENSNKKYKEDWVKLVSCLEQRDIKIMNESNEIDWDSKERENVQLILKNQRIAEPELQYPKFLLYFRGHNLQTCYEKILKIPHELINNFAGILDMMQSILIPNDLLKIYSSMKTIVEEKEIESKEEENSGIVPFFAKIKDDIAKNEQRKKEELKHKQAAKDKEEQGGINDANLEGAQFMFYQADDFENS, from the coding sequence ATGAATTCAACGGAAGATTTTTTATTTGGCCACGATCAAATTTCAACTAACATATGGAAATTTTTAGAATCCAAAGATTTGTGTCGATGCGAGCAGGTGAGTAAATTATGGGAAGGACACATTTTGTCCCCTCCTTCCGGAACAAATATTTCTCTATGGGATCAAATTTATCGAAAAGTCTTTGCTAGTAAACCTAAACCGGAAAATCAAAGGTTGTATTCTAAAGCAGACTACAAAGAATTGGTATGGGGTGAGAAGAAAATAGCTTGCGAACTATGGCTAGATTCAAAAACTATTATATCTTCTGAAAAGGTAAAAGCCGTAAATACAGCTGCTCTTTATTTATATCGTGAAGGATTTGAATTAGATGGAGCTAAAGCCGATGGCGACTGTTTTTTTCATGCTTTTTTAAACAGCTATAACACATTACCTGAACAAAATATCACCTTGCTAAATGAACAATCAGATAAAATTTCTTATTTAAGAGAAACGCTTGCTAGTCAATACGAGAGATCCCCGTTAGGACCAAAAAATAAAAATAGGGTGGAAGAGATCAAGCAAAGCGGAAATTGGATAGAGGTCATGGATGAGGGCGACTTATTAGCAAGAGCTCTTGATATTTCAATAAGAATTTTAACAGTTAATCAAGATCAATCTGCTTGCGGGCTCAACGATATGCTTACGTTTAAACAAAGAGACGAAACAATTCGGCAAGTTTGGCAAAAAATCCCTGAGGAAAAAAAAACTAAACCATACATTTTTATTGTAGATTTAGGGAGGCATTTTGTCTCCGCTAAAAAAGCATTAAATAGCAGTTTACCACAAGCGTCTACCTTAAATAGCAGGTTACCACAAGCATCTACCTTATCTTTCCAAAAAAAAATGCCAGCAACACCTACTCTATCTAGTGGACATTCTCCTACCAATGAATATAAACTTTCAAAGCCAGGTTACTTGAGCGAATTAAAAGTCAAAGAAAATACAACTTACCAAAATTTACCGGGTGGTTTTAAGTGGAAAGCCATTCCTATGTTTTCTGTGATCGCAGGTAAAAATGGGGTAGGAAAATCAAATCTTTTGCAAGCGATCTTATTTGGATGTTTTAGCAAACAAAATGAGATTAAACTCTCGAACAATAATTTTCAAATCTGCTCTTTACAAAATACGGATGGGCTCAAACCATTAAGACAGGACATAGAAGATAAATCTAAAGATAAATTGGACAAAGAGTTAAGAAACTCAATTCGAGACTTGAGCAAATATGCAGCAAATAAATTGTTGCAAAGTAGATCAAATACTCCTTCTGCTCAACCATTGTTTGATGAGGTCATCGAGTCCACTCTTCAAGTAATAAATAAAAAAGACTTCGATTCTTTTTCTTTTGCTATCTTTGATCGTGAATTAAAAAATCAATTTAATAAAAGAAATACACCACATATTGCAGACTATAATTCAATTCAGCAAGTGGCAAAGCTGGCATTTGATAAATTATTGGATAAGATGCTGAACGAAACAAAAGATAAACAAGAGGCTGTTAAAAGGACTTTTGCGGAAATAAACAATTACTTAGTTAAATGCAATTTTAAATATATTTTGTCTGAAACAAGCTTTGCCTGGAACGTTAATAATGGTGAATTCAAGGACGTTAATTTAACTTTTGCCAGCACAGCTCCCTGGATGAAATATTCTTTGACGGTTCCTTTAAGTAATATATCTTCAGGGGAAAGAATTGTACTTCTTATACTTCTCTGGCGATTCGATCAGCGTAATATTCAAAAAGAGAGTGTTATCTTATTAGACGAACCAGATGCGCATTTACATCCGAGCATGGTAAAAGAGGTCATCGATGTAATTAAAACAAAATTAGTTACAGAACTTGGAATCCAAGTGATTATGACAACCCATAATCCGACAACGGTTAGTTTTGTTCCCAAAAAATCTTTATTTATCCTAGAAAATGAACCACCTGATTTTAATCCCACCATCAAGCCTGTTGCAAATAAGAGACAAGCAATGAATATTTTGAGTGGCAATTTGGTTTATGTGAATGAGCCATTTGCAGTGGTGTTTGTTGAAGGAGATAAAGATAAACAGTTTTATTCAATTCTAGCGAAACGATTAAACGATACGCGTATGGTAGAATCTCAAATAATTTTCAAGGTGCATGGTGCAGGAAAGCAGGATCATCTCTCTAGTTGTGGTGTCATCAAATCACTTATTGAAAAAGTAGCGGGGCAAACTAGCGAACCTTTATCCCCATTTGTTTTCGGTCTAATTGATGGTGATAATCATAATCATGTAGATGCTCCTAGAAATTTAAAAGCTTTAAAGCGCTACAGTATAGAAAACTATATTTTGGATCCTATCCACTTATTTTTGTGCCTCAATTATATTCGTGAAAACTTTAGCATTGATTCTGATCTGCAGCCCTATGTAAAAGATTGTATGGAAAAATTTGAAGCTCTATTTCCATCTTTACCGTTGGCGGATGAAACAATTGAAAACCGGATGAGGGATTCTAATTTTTGCCAACAAATCATTGATACTTTTTATATTCATTTGCGCAAAGAATGTGAAAAAGCTCTTGCGTGTAGAGAGCAAAATTTTGCAGATTTAGCTAAGCTTATCCAAGATCAAATAGACGTATGTGAAGCAATTTTAATTGGTAAAATGCCCTCTGGAAAATTAGCTAATACGATAGAACAAATGATAAAAAAGCCTGGAAAAGCCGTTCGTTTTTTTAAAGAATTTTTAGGGGGTTTACAAAAGGAATTCGAACAATCAATTGCAAAAACGAACTGCGATGTATTTAACATCTCAGGAACTTTATATTTTGATGAAACAAATAAAGACTTATTTGGAAGAAAACAAGACAAAGAAGCTGTCGTCAAAACATTGAAAAGTTTTTTTGAAAAATCAAAAGAAAATTCTAACAATAAAGATAAAGCAGATTCAGCTAATTTTATCCAAAATCAAATAAACATATGTCAAGCAATTTTAGAAAATAAAACGACATTCGGAAAATTATTTGATACGATAGAACAAATTATAAAAGAACCTGAAAAAGCCGTTCACTTTTTTAAAGAATTTTTAGGGGAATTACAAAAGGAATTCGAACAAACAATTGAAACAAACCGTGATGAATCTAACGTCTCAAGAACTTTACATTTCGATAAAATAAATAAAGATTTATTTAGAGGGACGCGAGACAAAAAGAATATCGTGGAAACATTGAAAAACTTTTTTGAAAAATTAAAAGAAAATTCTAACAAAAAATATAAAGAAGATTGGGTTAAATTAGTAAGTTGTTTAGAGCAACGTGATATAAAAATCATGAATGAATCAAATGAAATCGATTGGGATAGTAAAGAGAGGGAAAATGTGCAACTCATTTTAAAAAATCAAAGAATTGCCGAACCTGAACTACAATATCCTAAATTTTTGCTTTATTTTAGAGGGCACAATTTGCAAACATGCTATGAAAAAATATTAAAAATTCCCCATGAACTTATCAATAATTTTGCTGGCATTTTGGACATGATGCAAAGCATTTTAATTCCGAATGATTTATTAAAAATTTATTCTTCAATGAAAACTATCGTTGAAGAAAAAGAGATAGAATCCAAAGAAGAAGAAAATTCAGGGATTGTTCCTTTTTTCGCCAAAATAAAAGATGATATTGCTAAGAATGAACAACGCAAGAAAGAAGAGTTAAAGCATAAACAAGCGGCAAAAGATAAAGAAGAACAAGGGGGAATAAATGATGCTAACTTAGAGGGTGCTCAATTTATGTTTTACCAGGCAGATGATTTTGAAAACTCATAG
- a CDS encoding alpha/beta hydrolase encodes MFGGKSNTTLDTRPRYESSDINSHYPNSDAEERELCIKNFFAILDMGLQTLQTSQTNPPGLNSKKKIDLISQKVSTNDESSIPSSDDESSGSSFDSEKELYLISDRMNFTDRHKFSLETKIVNVELISSTVQIYLEENIQTYKDFKLKNFSNRKILILIHGFTVKYENASKTLRHLADKVGDRYDAVIGYLYPACAKFYQYNQAKENGLYVAEKRLPEILHSIQSVAERVDIVAHSMGTIVAMHALNQSASPKIDKLFLLGGVLEEKSIFECDGQGCTTLKRALSNAKNIYVLYSCNDKVLPWLHVIDSTQPLGRLSKNIQQKPIARNVCLINTSSVVKGHSAYFQSQEIFKFIYDDAQGNNSLEGTSFSLTFDGLSSSEHPIVCPKGKSNAISRGFSKKFVAFKFRGKKALSKD; translated from the coding sequence ATGTTTGGTGGAAAATCAAATACCACGCTTGATACTAGACCTAGATATGAAAGTTCGGATATTAACTCACATTATCCAAATTCAGATGCTGAAGAACGAGAGCTTTGTATAAAAAATTTTTTTGCCATACTGGATATGGGTCTGCAGACATTGCAGACATCGCAGACAAATCCGCCTGGTTTAAATAGTAAGAAAAAAATTGATTTGATAAGTCAAAAAGTCTCAACGAATGACGAAAGTTCTATTCCTAGCTCTGATGATGAAAGTTCTGGCTCCAGCTTTGATTCTGAGAAAGAACTTTATTTGATTAGCGATCGTATGAACTTTACCGATCGGCATAAATTTTCGCTAGAGACTAAAATAGTGAATGTCGAACTTATTTCTTCTACTGTTCAAATTTACTTGGAAGAAAACATACAGACATACAAAGATTTTAAACTTAAAAATTTTTCTAATCGTAAAATTTTAATTCTTATTCATGGATTCACAGTGAAATATGAGAATGCATCGAAAACACTACGACACCTTGCCGATAAAGTTGGGGATAGATATGACGCTGTTATTGGTTATTTATATCCTGCTTGCGCAAAATTTTACCAATATAATCAAGCAAAAGAGAATGGATTGTACGTAGCTGAAAAGCGGCTACCGGAGATATTGCATTCAATACAATCAGTAGCGGAACGTGTAGACATTGTAGCTCATAGCATGGGAACAATAGTTGCCATGCACGCATTAAATCAAAGCGCCAGTCCAAAAATTGATAAACTCTTCCTTCTTGGAGGAGTACTTGAAGAAAAAAGTATTTTTGAATGTGATGGTCAAGGATGTACTACTTTGAAGCGGGCATTATCTAATGCTAAAAACATCTATGTGCTTTATTCCTGTAATGATAAAGTCCTGCCATGGCTGCATGTTATCGATTCTACGCAACCTCTTGGACGTCTCAGTAAAAATATACAGCAAAAACCTATCGCAAGAAATGTTTGCCTAATTAATACTTCTTCCGTTGTGAAAGGCCATAGTGCTTATTTTCAAAGTCAAGAGATCTTTAAATTTATATACGATGATGCACAAGGTAACAACAGCCTAGAGGGTACTTCTTTCTCTCTTACTTTCGATGGATTATCCTCTTCGGAGCATCCTATAGTCTGTCCTAAAGGGAAAAGTAATGCCATTTCGAGAGGATTTTCTAAAAAATTTGTTGCCTTTAAATTCCGAGGAAAAAAAGCACTTTCCAAAGATTAA
- a CDS encoding alpha/beta hydrolase, translating into MNSSITGSDSNPLFHVNEVSVVNPLFPPVNCESTNPFFCTSDYSNSDTEKDLHIKMMAASVTMDLHTSPICLKSGKKVYLLSQKSSKNDENSQSNLLTHKYNYPYLDSDSDSEQEIYLISDRMNFTDRHKFSPETQIMKAGLISSTAQIYLEENIQTYKVFKLKNFSNRKILILIHGFTVKYEDALKTLRSVSDKVGDRYDAVIGYLYPACAKFYQYRQAKENGLYVAEERLPEILHSIQSVAEQVDIVAHSMGTIVAMHALNQSASPKIDNLFLLGGAVEEKSIFECDGQGCTTLKRALSNAKKIYVLYSCNDAVLPWLHIFNSTQTLGRPDKVIQQKPIAKNVCLINTSSVVKDHSAYFQCQEVFKFFKLIIYHDAHSTSMVGTSFSLTLKEVTSSEPIVCSKGINNAITGGFSKKFVAFKFGRKKASSKD; encoded by the coding sequence ATGAATTCTAGTATCACTGGATCGGATTCTAATCCACTTTTTCACGTAAATGAAGTTTCGGTTGTTAATCCACTTTTTCCTCCAGTGAACTGTGAAAGTACTAACCCATTTTTTTGTACATCTGATTATTCAAATTCAGATACCGAAAAAGATCTTCATATCAAAATGATGGCAGCCTCAGTCACAATGGACCTACATACAAGTCCGATTTGTTTAAAGAGTGGAAAAAAAGTTTATTTGTTAAGTCAAAAATCCTCAAAAAATGATGAAAATTCACAATCAAATCTTCTTACTCATAAATACAATTATCCTTACTTAGATTCTGATTCTGACTCTGAACAAGAAATTTATTTGATTAGCGATCGTATGAACTTTACCGATCGCCATAAATTTTCGCCTGAGACCCAAATAATGAAGGCTGGTCTTATTTCTTCTACTGCTCAAATTTACTTGGAAGAAAACATACAGACATACAAAGTTTTTAAACTTAAAAATTTTTCTAATCGTAAAATTTTAATTCTTATCCATGGATTCACAGTAAAATATGAGGATGCGTTAAAAACATTACGAAGCGTTTCTGATAAAGTTGGGGATAGATATGACGCTGTTATTGGTTATTTATATCCTGCTTGCGCAAAATTTTACCAATATCGTCAAGCAAAAGAGAATGGATTGTACGTAGCTGAAGAGCGACTACCGGAGATATTACATTCAATACAATCAGTAGCGGAACAAGTAGATATTGTGGCTCATAGCATGGGAACAATAGTTGCCATGCATGCATTGAATCAAAGCGCCAGCCCAAAAATTGATAATCTTTTCCTTCTTGGAGGAGCAGTTGAAGAAAAAAGTATTTTTGAATGTGATGGTCAAGGATGTACCACTTTAAAACGAGCGCTATCTAATGCTAAAAAAATTTATGTGCTTTATTCCTGTAATGATGCGGTCCTGCCATGGCTTCATATTTTCAATTCTACACAAACTCTTGGACGTCCAGATAAAGTTATACAACAAAAACCTATCGCAAAAAATGTTTGCCTAATTAATACCTCTTCCGTTGTAAAAGACCATAGTGCTTATTTTCAATGTCAAGAGGTCTTTAAATTTTTTAAGCTGATTATATACCATGATGCACACAGTACCAGCATGGTAGGCACTTCTTTTTCCCTTACTTTGAAAGAAGTAACCTCTTCTGAACCCATAGTCTGTTCTAAAGGGATAAATAATGCTATTACGGGAGGATTTTCTAAAAAATTTGTTGCCTTTAAATTCGGGAGAAAAAAAGCAAGCTCCAAAGATTAA
- a CDS encoding F-box/WD repeat-containing protein — MSFETSNIYPHIFPAFKELEKKQIFSNTNVYVEIGVKIFSKLSIKDLSFAKQVCREWKQLISEKNVWKTKLKQFFLEKKLAKICIEHLDEQQSIENLSDEIHLYIFSFLSFQDLATVRRVSKQWYSKTSDDLIWKIFLEKIFPLFSYASKKMGIHPKDQLMAQANIKTNRVQKIIDLTAAALEKGHEWNPYAYFSPNGRRVVVTSNESISLWDTQTGKFLKNWGKGWEDRPNISFSPNGERIISSPWQVMNSLWQEGSCDLWNAQTGEFLQTLEEKCCNVYFSPNSEQLATISLTSIRLWDAQTGKCLQFLGYNPSLNESISFSSDSQRIISNDGTSVCLWDAQTGKCLQSLENITLLTTSFSPNSQQLAICDTLSIRLFDARTGKFLQTLENGCLLNSNVSFSSNSQRFITNNGKFVRLWDAQTRKCLKTLKEGPEYTTTFFSPNSQRIITSTCRSICLWDTQAGEYLETLEKNKWGIKVNFSPNSQRIVTASCQFFRLFDAQTGKCLQQTLEKGQFSVKAVFSPDSQRLITYHGQSICLWDAQTGVCLKTWEEEEAHQIDFFPNSKWIITDNGKFVRLWDATTGKCLHVLENRLESQGVTFSSNKKISISPNGGQLLIDMKIFDYFPSKKEDFESEENTSLTQESTGRESKKRKVRSVKGKEDSSKFSCELQRNPAFSKKKRKKED, encoded by the coding sequence ATGAGTTTTGAAACTTCCAATATTTATCCTCATATATTTCCAGCATTTAAAGAATTAGAAAAAAAGCAAATATTTTCTAATACAAATGTATATGTAGAAATTGGAGTAAAAATATTCTCAAAGTTGAGTATAAAAGATTTAAGTTTCGCGAAGCAAGTTTGCAGGGAATGGAAGCAGCTCATTTCAGAAAAAAATGTATGGAAAACAAAATTAAAACAGTTCTTTTTAGAAAAAAAGTTAGCGAAAATTTGCATAGAACATTTGGATGAACAGCAGTCGATAGAAAATTTATCTGATGAGATTCATCTTTATATTTTTTCCTTCTTATCTTTTCAAGACTTAGCCACTGTCCGTAGAGTGAGCAAACAGTGGTATTCAAAAACCTCCGATGACTTAATTTGGAAGATTTTTCTCGAGAAAATTTTTCCTCTTTTTTCTTATGCATCAAAGAAAATGGGAATTCATCCTAAAGATCAATTAATGGCTCAAGCCAATATAAAAACAAACCGGGTGCAAAAAATTATCGATTTAACAGCTGCTGCGTTGGAAAAAGGGCATGAATGGAACCCCTACGCATACTTTTCTCCAAATGGTCGGAGAGTGGTTGTTACTAGTAATGAAAGTATTAGTCTTTGGGATACCCAAACAGGAAAATTTCTAAAAAATTGGGGAAAAGGATGGGAAGACCGTCCAAATATATCCTTTTCCCCTAATGGGGAGCGGATAATTAGCTCTCCTTGGCAAGTAATGAACTCTCTTTGGCAAGAAGGAAGTTGTGATCTTTGGAATGCTCAAACAGGAGAATTTTTACAGACTTTGGAAGAAAAGTGTTGTAACGTATATTTTTCTCCAAATAGCGAACAATTGGCTACTATTAGCCTTACATCGATTCGCCTTTGGGATGCTCAAACAGGAAAATGCTTACAGTTTTTGGGATACAACCCATCTCTTAATGAATCTATATCTTTTTCTTCGGATAGCCAGCGAATAATTAGCAATGACGGCACATCTGTTTGCCTTTGGGATGCCCAAACAGGAAAATGTTTACAGTCTTTGGAAAATATTACATTGCTTACAACATCCTTTTCTCCGAACAGTCAGCAGCTGGCTATTTGTGACACGTTATCCATTCGTCTTTTTGATGCCAGAACAGGAAAATTTTTACAGACTTTAGAAAATGGCTGCCTTCTCAATTCAAACGTATCTTTTTCTTCAAATAGTCAACGGTTCATTACTAATAATGGCAAATTCGTTCGTCTTTGGGATGCCCAAACGAGAAAATGTTTAAAAACTCTTAAAGAAGGTCCAGAGTACACGACAACCTTCTTTTCTCCGAATAGCCAGCGAATAATTACTAGTACCTGCAGATCTATTTGCCTTTGGGATACTCAAGCAGGCGAATATCTGGAGACGTTGGAAAAAAACAAATGGGGCATAAAAGTGAATTTTTCTCCAAATAGCCAGCGAATAGTTACTGCTAGCTGCCAATTTTTTCGTCTTTTTGATGCCCAAACAGGAAAATGCTTACAGCAGACGCTGGAAAAAGGCCAATTTAGCGTAAAAGCGGTCTTTTCTCCTGATAGCCAGCGCTTAATTACTTATCACGGCCAATCGATTTGCCTTTGGGATGCCCAAACAGGGGTTTGCTTAAAAACTTGGGAAGAAGAAGAAGCGCATCAAATAGATTTTTTTCCAAATAGCAAATGGATAATTACCGATAACGGCAAATTCGTTCGCCTTTGGGATGCTACAACAGGAAAATGCTTACACGTCTTGGAAAATCGTCTAGAATCTCAAGGAGTAACTTTTTCCTCTAATAAAAAGATATCAATTTCTCCCAACGGAGGGCAACTATTGATAGATATGAAAATTTTCGATTATTTCCCTTCTAAAAAAGAAGATTTTGAGTCTGAGGAAAACACCTCTTTAACACAAGAATCGACAGGACGAGAATCAAAAAAGAGAAAAGTCAGAAGTGTTAAAGGTAAAGAAGATAGCAGCAAGTTCTCGTGCGAATTACAGCGTAATCCGGCTTTTTCAAAGAAAAAAAGAAAAAAAGAGGATTAA